Within the Thermanaeromonas toyohensis ToBE genome, the region AGGCTTTAAAGGCTTTGGAGCAGGGCCGACCGGCTATAACTGATAATGCGCGGCTAATTTGTGAACTAGACCCAATTGATGTAGTGGTAGATGCTACTGGTGTGCCGCAGGTAGGGGCTGAGATAGCCTTTTTAGCTATCCAAAATGGGAAGCATGTGGTTACCCTTAACGTAGAAGCAGATGTTACGGTAGGACGGATTCTCTCCCGGTTGGCCCAGCGAGCAGGTGTTGTTTATACCTTGGGCGCTGGCGATGAACCAGCCTGTATAAAAGAGTTATATGATTTCGCCGAGGCTTTAGGTTTTAAAGTCATAGCTTGCGGTAAGGGGAAAAATAACCCGTTGGATTATTATTGCACACCCGAAAGCTTGATTGAGATAGCCCGGGTCAAAGGGGCCAATCCTAAGATGTTAACTTCTTTCTATGATGGTACTAAAACTATGGTGGAAATGGCTGCTGTAGCCAATGCTACAGGGTTATTGCCCGATGTCCCTGGCATGCATGGACCCCAAGCAACAGTAGAGGAATTACCCCGTATTTTTGAGTTAAAAGAGAGAGGAGGTATTTTAAATTCTTTAGGTGTGGTGGATTTTGTAATAGGAGTGGCCCCCGGGGTTTTTGCCATAGTAACTACAGATAATTTAAAAGTTCGGGAAGAGCTAGCTTATCTTCAAATGGGAGAAGGGCCTAATTATGTCCTCTACCGACCTTATCATTTGACTAGCCTAGAGACCCCTCTTTCTATTGCTCGAGCTGTAATTTATGGTGAGCCCACCCTCGTCCCCCGCTTTCATGCAGCAGAAGTAGCGGCAGTGGCTAAGAAAAAACTTTTACCAGGGGAAATATTGGATGGGATAGGGGGTACTACGGTGTACGGGTTAATAGTCAAAGCAGAGGAAGCCGAGAGCCAGGGTTATCTTCCTATGGGGCTTACAGGGTGTAAATGTGTGGTAAAAAGACCAGTAGAACGAGGAGAGGTGCTCCGGTGGAGCGATATTTCCTTGGAAGAAGAAAACGCTTTAGTACAGCTATACCGGTTGCAAAAGATTATGTAGGGTGGCCGGATTTGTTGGAATGAAAGTTGCAAAACAATTTTGTGGCTAAAGAAGCTTAGGGGCGGGAGAGTGGAAACAAGTGGATAAAGCGATGGCTGGCGATATTTACCGCAAGATGCTATTAATACGGCGTTTTGAGGAGCAGGTGGACAACTTTTTTGCTAAAGGTATGATCCACGGTACTACTCACCTTTACATCGGGGAAGAAGCCGTGGCAGTGGGGGCTTGTGCGGCCATAGAGCCGGAAGACTATATCACTAGTACTCACCGCGGACACGGCCATTGTATAGCTAAAGGCGGCGATATTAAACTTATGATGGCTGAGCTTATGGGCAAAGCTACAGGTTATTGCCAGGGTAAAGGGGGATCCATGCATATAGCTGATCTAAATATTGGGATACTAGGGGCTAACGGGATTGTGGCAGGAGGGATACCCATCGCTGTAGGGGCAGCCCTGGCTTTAAAAATGCAAAGGCGAAAAGAAGTGGTTCTTTGCTTTTTCGGTGATGGCGCCTTAGCCCAAGGCGCTTTTCATGAGGCGGCTAATTTAGCTGGCCTGTGGAAATTACCGGTAATATTTATATGCGAAAATAACCAATATGGCATGTCGCTAGCCGTAAGGAAAGCCCTGGCTTGCCAAGATATAAGCATTTGGGGCCAAAGCTATGGCATGCCAGGTATACGTGTAGATGGAAATGATGTAGAAGCGGTAATGGAAGCAGTTAAGGAGGCTGTAGCTAGGGCCAGGCAGGGAGAAGGGCCCAGCCTAGTAGAATGTGTAACTTACCGCTGGCGGGGCCACTCCAAGAGTGATGCTAATCGCTACCGGACCAAGGAAGAAATTGAACAATGGAAGGAGCGCTGCCCCTTAAAAAGGTGGCGAAACAAGCTACTTGAACGAAATCTTTTTACCGAAGAAGAATTAAAGGCCATAGAGAAAGCAGTAGAAGAAGAGATCGCTTTGGCTATAGCTTTTGCCCAGGAAAGTCCGGAGCCAGGGCTCGAGATTTTAGAAGCTGACGTATACGCTTAAAGAACATCCCAGGGGGTCGCTACATTTATGAGGGAGATAACTTATAAAGAAGCCATAAGAGAAGCTTTGCGGGAGGAACTGCTCCGCGATGAGAGGGTGTTCTTGCTGGGAGAAGATATTGGGGTATATGGAGGAGCCTTTGGTGTAACCTTAGGGCTTGTTGAAGAATTTGGTGAAGAACGGATTAAAGATACCCCTATTTCAGAAGCCGCTATAATTGGAGCGGCGACAGGAGCTGCTTTAATGGGGATGCGGCCAGTGGCAGAGATCATGTTTTCGGACTTTATCACCTTAGGCATGGACCAACTAGTGAACCAAGCAGCCAAAATACGGTATATGTTTGGAGGGAAAGCTAAGGTACCCCTAGTGGTAAGAACGCCTTTGGGTTCAGGGACAGGAGCTGCAGCCCAGCATTCCCAAAGTTTAGAGAATTGGTTTGTCCATGTACCCGGGTTAAAGGTAGTTATGCCTTCTAATGCATATGATGCCAAGGGTTTGCTTAAATCTGCTATCCGGGATGATAATCCGGTAGTATTTTTCGAGCATAAGCTGCTTTATAACACTAAAGGGTTAGTCCCTGAAGAAGAATATCTTATACCTTTAGGACAAGCTGATATTAAACGACAAGGTCAAGATATAACTATAATTGCTACTGGGATAATGGTATCCCGGTCCCTTGAAGCGGCCCATATTTTATCTAAAGAAGGCGTAGAGGTAGAAGTTGTAGATCCCCGTACATTGGTGCCGCTAGATAAAGAGACAATTATAAATTCAGTAAAGAAAACAGGGCGGGCGCTAGTAGTACATGAAGGATGTCAGCGTGGAGGTTTCGGTGGGGAAATAGTTGGGTTACTTTGCGAAAGCGAAGCGTTTTACTATCTTGACGCGCCCATATGGAGGGTGGCCGGCAAAAATATACCTATCCCCTATAACCGGAGGTTAGAAAGCGCGGCTGTACCCCAAGTACAGGATATTGTAGCAGCAGTAAGGAGGCTGGTGGCCTGATGTCTTTTGTAATGACTATGCCTAAACTGGGTATGACCATGGAAGAAGGAACTATTCACAAGTGGTGGAAAAACGTGGGGGAGGAAGTAAGACAAGGAGAAATTCTTCTAGAAATCCTTACAGATAAAGTTAATATGGAAGTAGAGGCACCTGTGTCAGGTATACTTAAGGAGATAAAAGCCCAGGAAGGAGAGGTAGTAAAGGTAGACGAACCTATTGCCGTAATTTTATTACCTGAGGAAGAACAAAGAGAAGAAGCTTTTAACTTAGAGCCCCAAAAGGTTAAAGAAGAAAAAGTCAAGGCTACCCCGGCTGCCCGCTATATTGCACAGCAAGCAGGGATAGATTTAAGGAAAGTACAGGGGAGTGGCCCAGCAGGAGAGATCAGGAAAAAAGATGTAGAAGACTTCATTTCGGATAGGGGAGCCATGGAAGTTGACCTCGTACCTTTGACTGGGGTACGTAAAGTAATTGCCGATAAGATGTTGGCAAGTTATACCAGTATACCCCATGTCACCTTGGTTACCGAAGCCAAAGCTTCAGAACTAGTTAACCTTTGGATTAAGCTAAAACCCATAGTAGAGCAAATAGCTAGTACCAAATTATCTTTTACTTCCCTGCTAGCTTACTTCTTGATTAAGGTCTTAAGTAAATATCCTTATATCAATGCCCGCCTAGAAGGGGATAGTATAAAAAGATATAAAGAGGTTAACTTGGGGATAGCTGTGGATACCCCAGAGGGCTTATTAGTGCCAGTGATAAAAAAAGCAGATAGGATGGGTTTAGGTGAGCTGGCCAAGGCTATAGAAGAAAAGGTGTATAAAGCCCGGGAAGGGAGGCTTATTCCTGAAGATCTAACAGGAGGTACGTTTACTCTTTCCAATCTAGGTATGTTCGATATAGATTTCTTTACCCCCATCATAAACAAACCAGAAGTAGGTATCTTGGGTGTAGGGCGGATTAGGGAATTTTCTGGTCAGAAATGGCTAACCTTAAGCCTCTCTTTTGACCACCGGGCTTTGGATGGAGGTCCGGCAGCTAGGTTTTTGAAGGCGCTAAAGGAGGTTTTGGAAGATCCTATAAAGGTGATAATCTAGTTACCTGGGCAGAAAGGGGAAAATTTTGATATAGTAGAGATAGTAACACTTAAAGAAGGTGATATAGCTATGAAAAAGATTGAAGTAGAGCTTTTCTGCCCCCAATGTTTGGAGAACACTGTGCATAGGGCAACTTGTGTAGGGGATTTCCTCCTAACCTTAGAATGTTCTAATTGCGGTAAAAAGACTAGGGTAAGCCGCCGGGTGCCGGTTAAAGAGTTAACCCAGGACTTTTTAGAGAGGCTAATGACCAAGCCTTTAAGGATTACAGAGGAGCTCCGCCGTTCTCCGCACAAAACTCTTTTATCTTTACCTAGAAGGGCTATAACCAAACCCTTACGCCTAATGCAGGAAGTAATGGATGATTTGGGGTTGCTCGGGAGGGAGAGGAAAAGTTAATGGTAGCTAAAGAAGCTGTTCTGCTAAACGAAGCCGGCCTGCATGCACGACCGGCTGCTCTTTTTGTTCAGGAGGCCAAGAAGTTTAAGAGCAAGATCATAGTGCATAAAGGAGATAAACAAGCAGATGCCAAAAGCATTTTAGGGATTATAAGCCTGGCGGTTACTAAAGGGACTTCGATAGTAATAACCGCTGAAGGAGAAGATGAGAAAGAAGCAGTAGAGACTCTAGTGGGCCTTATTAACAGTAAATTTGGAGAAGGGATGAAAAATGATTAAAGGATTATCGATTTCGCCAGGAATAGGCATAGGAAAAATTTACAAGTTAGGCGGTATGCAGGTTGATATTCTGGAAAGGACTATTTCTGAAGAAGAAATACCAGGAGAAATGAAAAGGTTAGAGGAAGCCCTTGATAAAGCTAAAGTAGAACTTAAAGAGCTAGTTTTAAAATCTCGGGAAAAAATAGGAAAAGAAGAGGCCCAAATTTTTGAAGCCCACTTACTTATCCTTGAGGATCCCAGTTTAACTGACAAGATAACAGAAAAGATTAAAGGAGAAAAGAAGAATGCTTCCTGGGCAGTGAAGGAAGCAGTAGAAGAGGTAGCCCGAACCTTTGAAGCTCTAGATGATGAATACTTCCGGGCTAGGGCAGTGGATATACGGGATATTGGAGAAAGGCTTATAAATTTCTTAGAAAGTGGGCATAGAAGAACAGGGGAGATTCCCCCTGGTTCAGTCGTTGCAGCTAAGGAACTGACGCCTTCAGAGACAGCTTCCTTTTCAGCGGAAATTATAAGAGGGATTTTAACTGAAAAGGGAGGACCTACTAGCCATGCAGCTATTGTAGCCCGGGCTCTGGGGATCCCTGCCATATCTAGCCTTCCCGGACTTATGGATAAGGTAAACGATGGGGACATAGTGGTGCTAGATGGTACAGAGGGAGTGGTATATTT harbors:
- a CDS encoding NAD(P)H-dependent oxidoreductase gives rise to the protein MLNINYKLAQLEEEGRFIKVGLVGAGQMGTGMVNQISLMKGMEVVIIADLDLERARQAYIYRGEDPGRIIKADTREEALKALEQGRPAITDNARLICELDPIDVVVDATGVPQVGAEIAFLAIQNGKHVVTLNVEADVTVGRILSRLAQRAGVVYTLGAGDEPACIKELYDFAEALGFKVIACGKGKNNPLDYYCTPESLIEIARVKGANPKMLTSFYDGTKTMVEMAAVANATGLLPDVPGMHGPQATVEELPRIFELKERGGILNSLGVVDFVIGVAPGVFAIVTTDNLKVREELAYLQMGEGPNYVLYRPYHLTSLETPLSIARAVIYGEPTLVPRFHAAEVAAVAKKKLLPGEILDGIGGTTVYGLIVKAEEAESQGYLPMGLTGCKCVVKRPVERGEVLRWSDISLEEENALVQLYRLQKIM
- the pdhA gene encoding pyruvate dehydrogenase (acetyl-transferring) E1 component subunit alpha, with the protein product MAGDIYRKMLLIRRFEEQVDNFFAKGMIHGTTHLYIGEEAVAVGACAAIEPEDYITSTHRGHGHCIAKGGDIKLMMAELMGKATGYCQGKGGSMHIADLNIGILGANGIVAGGIPIAVGAALALKMQRRKEVVLCFFGDGALAQGAFHEAANLAGLWKLPVIFICENNQYGMSLAVRKALACQDISIWGQSYGMPGIRVDGNDVEAVMEAVKEAVARARQGEGPSLVECVTYRWRGHSKSDANRYRTKEEIEQWKERCPLKRWRNKLLERNLFTEEELKAIEKAVEEEIALAIAFAQESPEPGLEILEADVYA
- a CDS encoding alpha-ketoacid dehydrogenase subunit beta yields the protein MREITYKEAIREALREELLRDERVFLLGEDIGVYGGAFGVTLGLVEEFGEERIKDTPISEAAIIGAATGAALMGMRPVAEIMFSDFITLGMDQLVNQAAKIRYMFGGKAKVPLVVRTPLGSGTGAAAQHSQSLENWFVHVPGLKVVMPSNAYDAKGLLKSAIRDDNPVVFFEHKLLYNTKGLVPEEEYLIPLGQADIKRQGQDITIIATGIMVSRSLEAAHILSKEGVEVEVVDPRTLVPLDKETIINSVKKTGRALVVHEGCQRGGFGGEIVGLLCESEAFYYLDAPIWRVAGKNIPIPYNRRLESAAVPQVQDIVAAVRRLVA
- a CDS encoding dihydrolipoamide acetyltransferase family protein — encoded protein: MSFVMTMPKLGMTMEEGTIHKWWKNVGEEVRQGEILLEILTDKVNMEVEAPVSGILKEIKAQEGEVVKVDEPIAVILLPEEEQREEAFNLEPQKVKEEKVKATPAARYIAQQAGIDLRKVQGSGPAGEIRKKDVEDFISDRGAMEVDLVPLTGVRKVIADKMLASYTSIPHVTLVTEAKASELVNLWIKLKPIVEQIASTKLSFTSLLAYFLIKVLSKYPYINARLEGDSIKRYKEVNLGIAVDTPEGLLVPVIKKADRMGLGELAKAIEEKVYKAREGRLIPEDLTGGTFTLSNLGMFDIDFFTPIINKPEVGILGVGRIREFSGQKWLTLSLSFDHRALDGGPAARFLKALKEVLEDPIKVII
- a CDS encoding HPr family phosphocarrier protein, which produces MVAKEAVLLNEAGLHARPAALFVQEAKKFKSKIIVHKGDKQADAKSILGIISLAVTKGTSIVITAEGEDEKEAVETLVGLINSKFGEGMKND